The Plasmodium berghei ANKA genome assembly, chromosome: 8 genome has a segment encoding these proteins:
- a CDS encoding heptatricopeptide repeat-containing protein, putative, whose protein sequence is MIRYNSIRLIKLLKRNKNIYLSFFETKRYVSYDTLAGIPWMGHSRITNIFERISNEGPFDKITWERLSERTDKIYNSFNSKEIGRILYSYSKVGYRDIKIIYKFIEKIKYKEIDKTDLLSFAHICQALNNLNYFDKQFFEIALSRILKIKIDNNSFPIIVILNAYAKHCNDQTYRYMCLKLLIYFTQNFGNYKDTCSSQGLVMLLNSLSQIIKPSPDFLKPNDPNLNKIFISNNDKSYLSKQTFHFKRTGKITNIIHDDYISVSNDMNQNLIKLKIDDENYKKSILQNEENNEKSENNTNNHISININIDEKKFMKNEHSNWMNGTEDNPEFYDNANTQNEVDKHYDNIIEKSENKEILKQFFDILLLEISKKIENMNPQSLSLIINSCCRIPFHVSTEFLKIICEQIDKTRNLLTIRHLSLVINGYMKLKIKNIDYISNIFKEIEKKILSCDDQQLCFILSGISKLSNDNFNYCKDNKNLMNKINSKIILSIRKMNISTLCNIMYYYAKLNIYNEDIFNLFQIYLKNLLSNANMHHLSLSAYVFGKYKKKNSLIELVLKKSEEILLKKIESKNKTNSMNIEKYFLIYDMKDALILINSFSELNIKSDILGSYLYDIIHINQKKINLFNENYDHGQNIISNKMHTFKHNIAFLNEHVQDKLLKKNIYLSPKTIALYADWICSPKNND, encoded by the coding sequence ATGATACGATATAATAGCATAagattaataaaattactaaaaagaaataaaaatatatatttatctttttttgaAACTAAAAGATATGTTTCTTATGATACCTTGGCAGGTATCCCATGGATGGGCCATAGTCGaattacaaatatttttgaaaggATTTCAAATGAAGGCCcatttgataaaataacatGGGAAAGATTAAGTGAAAGGACtgataaaatttataatagtTTTAATTCAAAAGAAATAGGAAGAATACTTTATTCATATTCTAAAGTAGGATATAgagatataaaaataatttacaaatttatagaaaaaataaaatataaagaaatagaTAAAACCGATTTATTATCTTTTGCACACATATGCCAAGccttaaataatttaaattattttgataaacaattttttgaaattgCATTATCTcgtatattaaaaattaaaattgataataattcttttccaatcattgttattttaaatgCATATGCAAAACATTGTAATGATCAAACATATCGTTATATGTGTTTAAAgttgttaatatattttacacaAAATTTTGGTAACTATAAAGATACATGTTCATCCCAAGGTTTAGTAATGTTATTAAATTCGTTGTCTCAAATAATTAAACCATCTCCAGATTTCTTAAAACCTAATGATCCAAActtaaacaaaatattcatatcaAACAATGATAAAAGTTATTTATCAAAACAAACTTTTCATTTCAAAAGGACAGGAAAAATAACAAACATTATACATGATGACTATATATCAGTATCGAATGATATGAatcaaaatttaattaaactTAAAATCgatgatgaaaattataaaaaaagtattttGCAAAATGAGGAAAATAATGAGAAAtcagaaaataatacaaataaccatatatctattaatataaatattgatgaaaaaaaatttatgaaaaatgaaCACAGTAATTGGATGAATGGTACAGAAGACAATCCTGAATTTTATGATAATGCAAACACACAAAATGAAGTAGACAAAcattatgataatataatagaaaaaagtgaaaataaagaaatattaaaacaattttttgatatactattattagaaataagcaaaaaaattgaaaatatgaatCCACAATCTTTATCATTGATAATTAATTCATGTTGTAGAATTCCTTTTCATGTGTCTAcagaatttttaaaaataatttgtgaACAAATAGATAAAACTCgaaatttattaacaatTCGGCATTTATCACTGGTAATTAATGGatatatgaaattaaaaattaaaaatatagattatatttcaaacatatttaaagaaatagaaaaaaaaatactatcTTGTGATGACCAACAactttgttttatattaagCGGGATTTCAAAGTTAAGCaatgataattttaattattgtaaagataataaaaatttaatgaacaaaataaattctaaaattattttgagcATACGAAAAATGAACATATCAACTTTGTGTAATATAATGTATTACTATGCTAAactaaatatttataatgaggatatatttaatttatttcaaatttatttaaaaaatttattaagcAATGCAAATATGCACCATCTTTCTCTTTCTGCATATGTGtttggaaaatataaaaaaaaaaatagtttaaTTGAAttagtattaaaaaaaagcgAAGAAATATtgctaaaaaaaatcgaaagTAAAAACAAGACTAATTCAATGAATATAGAAAAGTATTTTCTTATCTACGACATGAAAGATGCgctaattttaataaatagtTTTAGCGaattgaatataaaatcGGATATATTAGGATCCTACTTGTAtgatattatacatataaaccaaaaaaaaataaatttatttaatgaaaattatgacCATGGTCAGAATATAATTTCAAACAAAATGCACACATTTAAGCATAACATcgcatttttaaatgagcATGTCCAGGAtaaacttttaaaaaaaaacatttatttatccCCCAAAACGATAGCTCTGTATGCAGATTGGATTTGCTccccaaaaaataatgattga
- a CDS encoding SUMO-conjugating enzyme UBC9, putative translates to MSIAKKRLAQERAEWRKDHPAGFSAKYSPMSDGKGLDIMKWICKIPGKKGGLWEGGEFPIIMEFTDDYPSKPPKCKFTTVLFHPNIYPSGTVCLSILNEDEDWKPSITIKQILLGIQDLLDNPNPNSPAQAEPFLLYQQDRESYEKKVKKQALEFRPKD, encoded by the exons atgtcTATTGCTAAAAAAAGGCTAGCACAAGAAAGAGCAGAATGGAGAAAAGATCACCCTGCTGGATTTTCAGCAAAATATAGTCCCATGAGTGATGGTAAGGGGCTCGATATTATGAAATGGATATGTAAAATACCAGGAAAAAag gGAGGTTTATGGGAAGGTGGGGAATTTCCAATTATCATGGAATTTACTGATGATTATCCAAGTAAACCCCCTAAGTGTAAATTTACTActgttttatttcatcCAAATATTTATCCATCAG GAACTGTATGCTTATCAATCTTAAATGAGGATGAAGATTGGAAACCTTCAATCACTATTAAACAAATTCTTTTGGGAATACAA GATTTACTTGACAACCCTAACCCAAATTCTCCTGCACAAGCAGaaccatttttattatatcaacAAGATCGAGAAtcatatgaaaaaaaagtaaaaaaacaagCATTGGAATTTAGACCAAAGGATTGA
- a CDS encoding cytochrome c oxidase subunit ApiCOX30, putative, which translates to MIFRTPRALSNKVCDALVSFGVRQNKTTFISHPGVMAVSQLLEMKLITRPRATLTQENVNAMVEFDYDLAKKAQIAVDNNLPINFFDLEYIDRPEYLKQLLEEKAVLEKARKEVLKREKGNYEMPDIIKNYKRVEVPRKWRQELEIDEKILNAQPGLKENIELQKIMHDYIQNKSKNKDTQINKKREIKN; encoded by the exons atgatatttaGAACACCCCGTGCGTTATCCAACAAAGTTTGTGATGCTTTAGTATCATTTGGCGTCCgccaaaataaaacaacTTTCATTTCACACCCag GGGTTATGGCGGTTTCCCAACTTTTAgaaatgaaattaataaCAAGACCTAGAGCTACATTAACACAAGAAAATGTAAATGCTATGGTTGAGTTTGATTATGATTTAGCCAAAAAAGCACAAATAGCTgttgataataatttacCTATAAATTTTTTCGACCTTGAATATATAGATCGACCcgaatatttaaaacaacTTTTAGAAGAAAAGGCAGTTTTAGAAAAAGCTAGAAAAGAAGTGttaaaaagagaaaaaggAAATTACGAAATGCCAGacataattaaaaattataaaagaGTTGAAGTTCCTAGAAAATGGAGACAAGAATTAGaaattgatgaaaaaattttaaatgcTCAACCTggtttaaaagaaaatatagaattacaaaaaattatgcatgattatattcaaaataaatctaaaaataaagatacacaaataaacaaaaaacgAGAAATCAAAAATTAA
- a CDS encoding ribonuclease H2 subunit C, putative, translating to MNSFFGDDTQEEEKLLQEIIKEKSDEIPYIIKEITCSELSPNGKKHMGAGIKTSLKDECAVKNEQGDAENNSKNINNCAEFNNPNKSYDNNTNFGNEKNEIRYNNEYILNVKLNTNIFPFHIKKNGKINSDIFFIPYISEDNKDVITKYTYNYDYYDIYPQNVELTNKNFHANKRKDIDSSRHGNLVKCKKEHIDKDENENEKSNFQKFLVHFRGRLFIGSNINYSFFNIQTFLATLSNDDHTTSETQNKLCYVNKKIKTYNHIPNATYWKQDEYPDIFDSNIQKLQMFFISQSIVNYDKESQLKAHEGELIF from the coding sequence ATGAATTCCTTCTTTGGAGATGATACGcaagaagaagaaaaacTTCTTCaagaaattataaaagaaaaaagcgATGAAATtccatatattattaaagaaataacATGTTCTGAGTTAAGTCCAAATGGGAAAAAACATATGGGAGCAGGGATAAAAACATCTTTAAAGGATGAATGTGCagtaaaaaatgaacaagGGGATGCAGAgaataatagtaaaaatataaacaattgTGCAGAATTTAATAACCCAAACAAATcatatgataataatactaattttggaaatgaaaaaaatgaaataagatataataatgaatacATATTAAACGTTAAACTAAATACAAACATTTTCCcatttcatataaaaaaaaatggaaaaataaattcagatatattttttataccaTATATAAGTGAAGATAATAAAGATGtcataacaaaatatacatataattatgactattatgatatatatcCACAAAATGTTGAGCtaactaataaaaattttcatgcaaataaaagaaaagatATCGATTCGTCAAGACATGGCAATTTGGTAAAATGCAAAAAGGAACATATAGAtaaagatgaaaatgaaaatgaaaaaagtaattttcaaaaatttttaGTGCATTTTAGAGGACGATTGTTTATTGGaagtaatataaattattctttttttaatatccaAACATTTTTAGCAACTTTAAGCAATGATGACCATACAACTAGCGAAACACAAAATAAACTATGctatgttaataaaaaaataaaaacttaTAACCATATACCTAATGCTACTTATTGGAAACAAGATGAATATCCCGATATATTTGATtcaaatatacaaaaacttcaaatgttttttatttcacaATCGATAGTTAATTATGACAAAGAATCCCAACTTAAGGCACATGAGGGTGAACTCATATTTTAA
- a CDS encoding ATP-dependent 6-phosphofructokinase, putative: MEKNKEKESNPIQGKDTEMLNCLMQKLTSKNFLEEKEGKNRFYLVENKDVKIKKLKEHGHSASLNDNLSPLQYERIKYKPTLPKALASEYQILDEDFGDEFINKKDYEEIKKFFKSIDNLPMINVKETNNNELFKGGNVLKIGIILSGGPAPGGHNVISGIYDYAKRYNEESQVIGFLGGIDGLYSKNYVTITDNLMNKFRNLGGFNMLWSGRGKVRNKDDLLAIENIVLKLKLNGLVIIGGDGSNSNAALIAEYLKERNIPISVIGVPKTIDGDLKSESIEISFGFDTATRTYSEIIGNLCTDVKTGNNVYHVVRVMGRSASHVVLECALQTRPNIVLIGEEVEKDKVPLKSIINNIVNIILKRHDLNKNYGVILLPEGLIEFIPEIKILIEELNVILKTSNPSEPFDASKLKESKDLWNFLPQIIKDQLLLDRESTGYIQVGKVATERLIINLVESELAKLKNVNLNIHFMAHYLGYEGRCALPSNFDCNYCYSLGYNAALLIDHKKTGYMSIIRNLKNSYEDWIPAGIPFLRIMHVCKDNFGKEYPAVKKYLVDLNSPLFNVLTQVRKLWSLYDLYRSPGPIQFNGYLSNSRCYTVKIPEKDELLCQNSDDLNIIIKSTTKGSSEKNEDNVVSGSLNNENKNNEIQHQSGYKSLGCMSELQTSRLYNKLELPELCSDLKAKVRAGKQYISNDPYTQKQILSNYPNMSYENKFQIQEIFHDKYATPISFEIKIGIVFLSRQSPGAMNVLCGLYRRLKLLKGVCIAFYGLYGLLSNKYVIINDENIAKHLNQGGLELTGNSPEHSLFDEENRNKVCETVSKLQLNGLVMPGSNVTITEAALLAEYFLEKKIHTSVVGIPLTGSNNLIHELIETCVGFDSSTKVYASLIGNVLTDAVSMPKYWHFIRLMGRSPSHEVLECALQTHPNMVIISEEYGAADKTLWRVVQDIADVVCARAELGKNYGTVLIPDALLMHLPHMKILLTEISDILNEASEKGELIQARNDLVNLSNEKIEKESPWISKLTPWSLALIKTFPQFIIKELLHVDLRSMRFEKLETEQLLLQMVKEELHQRKAKGKYSGVFMGLTHFFGYQGRSSLPSEFDCKLAYAYGHAASIVIESGLTGYIVSIRGLCGNVNDWKLFAIPFISLMKILLRGQGSKSLKSASKGDLPVIPSAPVDLNGKAYRSLKIALQKWQMEDSSCNPGPIQFEGNASNYYSRTLFEEQSEYFEMLRYVECYANILKDTCRFGVSADYLKNVFVQLSGMLVLAYKPNDIMQNMPSIGSIEDYYDWENQRKTDK, from the coding sequence atggaaaaaaataaagagaAAGAAAGTAACCCTATTCAAGGTAAAGACACAGAAATGTTAAATTGTTTGATGCAAAAATTAACttctaaaaattttttagaaGAAAAGGAAGGAAAAAATCGATTTTATTTAGTAGAAAACAAagatgtaaaaataaaaaaattaaaagaacaTGGGCATTCAGCATCcttaaatgataatttaaGTCCATTACAATATGAAaggataaaatataaacccACTTTACCTAAAGCCTTAGCAAGTGAATATCAAATATTAGATGAGGATTTTGGAGatgaatttataaataaaaaagattatgaagaaattaaaaaattctttAAAAGTATAGATAATTTACCAATGATAAATGTAAAAGAAACAAATAACaatgaattatttaaaggtggaaatgtattaaaaattgGTATTATATTATCGGGGGGGCCAGCGCCAGGTGGTCATAACGTTATATCAGGTATTTATGATTATGCAAAAAGATATAATGAAGAATCTCAAGTTATTGGATTTTTAGGAGGTATAGATGGTTTATAtagtaaaaattatgtaacAATAACAGATAATTTAATGAACAAATTTAGAAATTTAGGTGGTTTTAATATGTTATGGTCCGGTAGAGGTAAAGTTCGAAATAAGGATGATTTACTAgctattgaaaatattgttttaaaattaaaattaaatggtTTAGTAATTATAGGAGGTGATGGTTCAAATAGTAATGCAGCATTAATTGCAGAATATCTTaaagaaagaaatattCCTATTTCAGTTATAGGTGTTCCCAAAACAATTGATGGTGATTTAAAAAGTGAATCTATTGAAATAAGTTTTGGATTTGATACAGCAACTAGAACCTATTCAGAAATAATAGGAAATTTATGTACAGATGTAAAAACAGGAAATAATGTTTATCATGTTGTTAGGGTTATGGGTCGATCTGCTTCACATGTTGTGTTAGAATGTGCATTACAAACAAGACCAAATATTGTGTTAATTGGTGAAGAAGTTGAAAAAGATAAAGTACCATTGAAAtctattataaataatattgttaatattatattaaaacgacatgatttaaataaaaattatggtGTTATTTTGTTACCAGAAGGGTTAATAGAATTTATAccagaaataaaaatattaatagaggaattaaatgttattttaaaaacatcGAATCCATCTGAACCATTTGATGCATCTAAGTTAAAAGAATCTAAAGATCTTTGGAATTTTTTACCACAAATAATTAAGGatcaattattattagatAGAGAATCAACTGGTTATATACAAGTTGGAAAAGTAGCAACTGAAagattaataataaatttagtCGAATCTGAATTAgctaaattaaaaaatgttaatttaaatatacattttatgGCTCATTATTTAGGATATGAAGGTAGATGTGCATTACCATCAAATTTTGATTGCAACTATTGTTATTCGTTAGGATATAATGCTGCATTATTAATTgatcataaaaaaactGGTTATATGTCAATAATACGAAAtctaaaaaattcatatgAAGATTGGATACCTGCTGGTATTCCATTTTTAAGAATAATGCATGTATGTAAAGACAATTTTGGAAAAGAATATCCTGCcgtaaaaaaatatttagtaGATTTAAATAGTCCATTATTTAACGTTTTAACACAAGTTCGAAAATTATGGTCTTTATACGATTTATATAGATCCCCTGGGCCAATACAATTTAATGGCTATTTAAGCAATTCAAGATGTTATACTGTTAAGATACCTGAAAAAGATGAATTATTATGTCAAAACTCTGAcgatttaaatataattattaaatcaACAACTAAAGGAAGtagtgaaaaaaatgaggaTAATGTGGTTTCTGGAAGTTTAaacaatgaaaataaaaataatgaaatacaACATCAATCAGGATATAAATCTCTTGGCTGCATGTCAGAGTTACAAACATCACGTTTATACAATAAATTAGAATTACCCGAATTATGTTCAGATTTAAAAGCAAAAGTGAGAGCAggaaaacaatatatatcaaatgaTCCATATACtcaaaaacaaatattatcaaattatCCAAACATGTCTTATGAAAATAAGTTTCAAATTCAAGAAATATTTCATGATAAATATGCAACACCTATATCctttgaaataaaaataggaATTGTATTTCTATCGAGGCAGTCGCCAGGTGCTATGAATGTATTATGTGGCTTGTATAGACGactaaaattattaaaaggTGTGTGCATAGCATTTTATGGATTATATGGATTATtaagtaataaatatgtaataataaatgatgaaaatatagcTAAACATTTAAATCAAGGAGGTTTAGAATTAACAGGAAATTCACCAGAACATTCATTATTTGATGAAGAGAATAGAAATAAAGTTTGTGAAACAGTATCTAAGTTACAGTTGAATGGCTTAGTAATGCCGGGTTCAAATGTGACAATAACAGAAGCAGCATTATTAGCTGAATactttttagaaaaaaaaattcatacATCTGTTGTTGGAATACCATTAACGGGTTCTAACAATTTAATTCATGAATTAATTGAAACATGTGTTGGTTTTGATAGTAGTACTAAAGTTTATGCATCTTTAATTGGTAATGTCCTTACAGATGCTGTTAGTATGCCAAAGTATTGGCATTTTATTCGATTAATGGGGCGCTCTCCATCGCATGAAGTGTTAGAATGTGCATTACAAACACACCCCAATATGGTGATAATATCAGAAGAATATGGAGCAGCTGATAAAACATTATGGAGAGTTGTTCAAGATATAGCTGATGTAGTATGTGCTAGAGCAGAACtaggaaaaaattatggaaCAGTTCTAATTCCAGATGCATTATTAATGCATCTACCacatatgaaaatattattaacagAAATAAgtgatatattaaatgaagCATCTGAAAAAGGAGAATTAATACAAGCAAGAAATGATTTAGTTAATTTatcaaatgaaaaaattgaaaaagaaTCACCATGGATATCTAAATTAACACCATGGAGTTTGGCATTGATTAAGACATTCCCacaatttataattaaagaATTATTACATGTTGATTTAAGATCTATGCGTTTTGAAAAGTTAGAAACAGAACAATTATTATTGCAAATGGTTAAAGAAGAATTACATCAAAGAAAAGCGAAAGGAAAATATTCAGGAGTATTTATGGGATTAACTCATTTTTTTGGTTACCAAGGGCGTTCCTCATTACCTTCCGAATTTGATTGTAAATTAGCATATGCATATGGGCATGCAGCTTCAATTGTTATAGAAAGTGGATTAACTGGTTATATTGTATCAATTAGAGGTTTATGTGGTAATGTTAATGATTGGAAATTATTTGCAATTCCATTTATTTCacttatgaaaatattattaagaGGTCAAGGAAGCAAATCATTAAAAAGTGCATCTAAAGGGGACCTCCCAGTTATTCCTAGTGCACCTGTTGATTTAAATGGAAAAGCCTATAGAAGTTTAAAAATTGCTTTACAAAAATGGCAAATGGAAGACAGTTCTTGTAATCCTGGCCCCATACAATTTGAAGGGAATGCATCTAATTATTACAGTAGGACATTATTTGAAGAACAATCtgaatattttgaaatgtTAAGATATGTAGAATGTtatgcaaatatattaaaagataCATGTCGATTTGGTGTATCTGCTGactatttaaaaaatgtatttgtTCAATTATCTGGTATGCTTGTTTTAGCATATAAACCAAATGACATAATGCAAAACATGCCTTCTATAGGAAGTATTGAGGATTACTATGATTGGGAAAATCAAAGAAAAACtgataaataa